From Solibacillus isronensis, the proteins below share one genomic window:
- a CDS encoding prepilin-type N-terminal cleavage/methylation domain-containing protein, with translation MKEKVKLLLTDEKGFTLMEMLIVLFIFLVVNSTILSLSQKPLMDYTEKQVMNQNEMLIRMTQLLSIETGTSHSFEIINCYRIQVMDWTTSNIIYDQRIARPIDMYLSTPHNRLLFNTRGNVQAFGRLTYHFENTSHQYSVNIGKARILEKEVFNEPGRTNSCRNTVSSRHLIFPFVDNHSAHI, from the coding sequence ATGAAAGAGAAAGTAAAATTACTGTTAACGGATGAAAAAGGTTTTACATTAATGGAAATGCTCATTGTTCTCTTTATCTTTTTGGTCGTCAATTCAACAATCCTCTCACTTTCACAAAAGCCGTTAATGGATTATACAGAAAAACAGGTAATGAATCAAAATGAGATGTTAATACGCATGACACAATTGTTATCCATTGAGACCGGAACGTCCCATAGCTTTGAAATTATTAACTGTTACCGAATACAAGTAATGGATTGGACTACTTCTAATATTATTTACGACCAGCGAATAGCGCGGCCAATTGACATGTATTTATCCACTCCGCATAACCGGCTGTTATTTAATACGAGAGGAAATGTCCAGGCCTTTGGACGGCTAACATATCATTTTGAGAATACAAGCCATCAATACTCTGTGAATATCGGCAAAGCCAGGATTTTGGAAAAGGAGGTTTTTAATGAGCCAGGAAGGACTAACTCTTGTAGAAACACTGTTAGCAGTCGTCATCTTATTTTTCCTTTCGTCGACAATCATTCCGCTCACATTTAA
- the gcvT gene encoding glycine cleavage system aminomethyltransferase GcvT, with product MTNELKLKRTPLFDEYAKYGGKTVDFGGWELPVQFSSIKEEHDAVRNRAGLFDVSHMGEIIVEGPDALVYLQKMLSNDISKIAVGGAQYSALCYEDGGVVDDLLTYRLEDNRYLLCVNAANIEKDFEWLQQHVEGDVKVTNVSDDYAQIALQGPLSQEVLQTLTATDLTAIKYFKFQDNVDVGGHSVLVSRSGYTGEDGFEIYGTPAAIVDLWNKILEAGKDKGVVAAGLGARDTLRFEACLPLYGQEISKEISPLEAGIGFAVKLAKDPQFIGQQALIDQKENGLTRKSVGIEMIDKGIPRHGYKVFKDGEEIGFVTTGTQSPMTKRNIGLALIDAKFTEVGTELEIEVRKNRAKAVVVETPFYKRAK from the coding sequence ATGACAAATGAATTAAAGCTAAAGCGCACACCACTTTTTGATGAATATGCAAAGTATGGTGGAAAAACAGTTGATTTTGGCGGCTGGGAATTACCGGTACAATTTTCTTCGATTAAAGAGGAGCATGATGCGGTTCGTAACCGTGCAGGACTTTTTGATGTATCCCATATGGGGGAAATTATCGTAGAAGGTCCGGATGCACTAGTTTATCTACAAAAGATGCTTTCCAACGATATTTCTAAAATTGCAGTTGGCGGCGCACAATACAGTGCACTATGTTATGAAGATGGCGGTGTTGTTGACGATTTACTGACATACCGTTTGGAAGATAACCGTTATTTACTATGTGTTAATGCAGCGAATATTGAAAAGGACTTTGAATGGTTACAGCAGCATGTCGAAGGGGATGTCAAAGTGACAAATGTGTCAGATGACTATGCTCAAATCGCATTGCAAGGACCATTATCTCAGGAAGTTCTGCAAACATTAACAGCAACAGATTTAACGGCAATTAAATATTTTAAATTCCAGGACAATGTGGATGTAGGCGGTCATTCGGTTCTAGTTTCTCGCTCTGGCTATACAGGTGAAGACGGATTTGAAATTTACGGGACACCAGCAGCGATTGTCGATCTATGGAACAAAATTTTGGAAGCAGGAAAAGACAAAGGTGTAGTAGCGGCCGGTTTAGGAGCACGTGATACACTTCGCTTTGAAGCTTGCTTACCATTATATGGCCAAGAGATTTCAAAAGAGATTTCACCATTGGAAGCGGGAATTGGCTTTGCGGTGAAATTGGCAAAGGATCCGCAATTTATCGGTCAGCAAGCATTAATTGACCAAAAAGAAAATGGCCTAACACGTAAATCTGTAGGCATCGAGATGATTGATAAAGGTATTCCCCGCCATGGCTATAAAGTATTTAAAGATGGTGAAGAGATTGGTTTTGTAACTACAGGAACTCAGTCACCAATGACAAAGCGCAATATCGGCTTAGCTTTAATTGACGCAAAATTCACAGAAGTTGGAACTGAATTAGAAATTGAAGTACGAAAAAATAGAGCAAAAGCAGTTGTTGTAGAAACTCCATTTTACAAGCGTGCAAAATAA
- the comGA gene encoding competence type IV pilus ATPase ComGA — protein MITIKQLSIIEQNCLELLSKATQLNVTDIHLLPREGCYDLLMRKYGRFEKEDELPTELATRMISYFKFLSSLDISEKRKPQSGSFQKFIDRSMYAFRISTLPSSFFKESLAVRILRQNYTVPLQTLCHFRESVEQLYRLSRLESGLLLLSGATGSGKTTTLYSLLQYCSKHLSRHVISLEDPVESRQEQLLQIQVNERAGMTYSAGLKAILRHSPEVIMLGEIRDRETAKVAIEAAFSGHLVISTIHAKDTVNCIYRLHDLSVSFEEMRQMLRAVVSQRLIETEDNGYKAIFEFLTDDQLQLAFESIIQEKSFTLPFDQTLAGQIAKLHEDYYEYTTP, from the coding sequence GTGATTACCATAAAACAATTATCGATCATTGAACAAAATTGTTTGGAGCTTTTATCTAAGGCAACACAGCTTAATGTTACAGACATCCACTTACTCCCTAGAGAAGGATGCTATGATCTGTTAATGAGAAAATACGGCCGTTTTGAAAAGGAAGATGAACTCCCTACAGAGCTCGCTACCCGTATGATTTCCTATTTTAAATTTCTTTCTTCGCTTGATATTAGTGAAAAGCGAAAGCCTCAAAGTGGTTCCTTCCAAAAATTTATCGACCGGTCCATGTATGCCTTCAGGATTTCAACGTTACCTTCCAGCTTCTTTAAAGAAAGTTTAGCAGTTCGAATATTACGGCAGAACTACACCGTCCCGTTACAGACATTATGTCACTTCCGGGAAAGTGTTGAACAGTTGTATAGATTGTCCAGACTGGAGAGTGGGTTATTATTACTTAGCGGTGCGACCGGATCGGGCAAAACAACAACATTATATTCATTGCTCCAATATTGTTCGAAGCATTTATCTCGACATGTCATTTCTTTGGAGGATCCAGTGGAAAGCAGGCAAGAACAGCTCTTGCAAATTCAAGTGAACGAGCGAGCCGGAATGACGTATTCAGCAGGTCTAAAGGCAATTTTAAGACATTCTCCCGAAGTGATTATGCTCGGAGAGATTCGGGACAGAGAAACAGCAAAGGTCGCAATAGAAGCGGCGTTTTCCGGACACCTCGTAATTTCGACGATACATGCAAAGGATACGGTGAACTGTATTTACCGTCTGCATGACTTGTCGGTTTCATTTGAGGAAATGCGGCAGATGCTAAGAGCTGTTGTTTCTCAGCGTCTAATCGAAACAGAGGATAACGGCTATAAAGCTATTTTTGAATTTTTAACTGATGATCAATTACAGCTTGCCTTTGAATCCATCATCCAAGAAAAATCATTTACATTACCTTTTGATCAAACATTGGCAGGTCAAATCGCAAAACTTCATGAGGATTACTATGAATATACCACTCCTTAA
- a CDS encoding type II secretion system protein: protein MSQEGLTLVETLLAVVILFFLSSTIIPLTFNMKQQIAIQKVQAHAAEVAFIGAMKYKRFGQSAGVQHIDGVQFQWNYDGYQVCVHYDNNEKEEELCV from the coding sequence ATGAGCCAGGAAGGACTAACTCTTGTAGAAACACTGTTAGCAGTCGTCATCTTATTTTTCCTTTCGTCGACAATCATTCCGCTCACATTTAATATGAAACAGCAAATAGCTATACAAAAAGTACAAGCTCATGCTGCAGAAGTAGCTTTTATAGGAGCGATGAAATATAAACGATTTGGACAATCCGCCGGAGTTCAACACATTGACGGGGTTCAGTTTCAATGGAATTACGATGGGTACCAAGTATGTGTCCATTATGACAACAATGAAAAAGAAGAGGAACTGTGTGTATGA
- the comGB gene encoding competence type IV pilus assembly protein ComGB — MNIPLLKNATSATLFKKPIIKSSELPTLLQRISTLLNEGYTFAHSIEMLLPYHVKHYEPVQQEISNILRGGGSATQVFQLLCLDKQYLVSIELAEVTGKLSEAIGLVAKQLVFQQQAKMKLIKVMSYPLILFTFLIILFLAFRTYFLPNMSSVITSRVQSGSSASIQWSKFFLHMPDYIIAVGIALGIVLSLFIYQIRKKRIDLQLHLLFRLPLIGLFWRLFLTRQFARHLGNLLLAGFSLQKAFDHLKSQHHQKHIAYIAGILQERILIGDSLERAVEIVGYFYPKFEHFIAHGEASGLLGRELILYCELLDEKLQKVIEQILAIIQPLLFVIIAICVIAAYLSILIPMYDVIDFI, encoded by the coding sequence ATGAATATACCACTCCTTAAAAATGCAACATCAGCTACTTTGTTTAAAAAACCTATTATAAAGTCCTCTGAGCTTCCTACATTACTCCAACGAATCTCCACACTGTTAAATGAAGGCTATACATTTGCCCACAGTATCGAAATGCTGCTGCCTTATCATGTAAAACATTATGAACCGGTCCAACAGGAAATTTCGAATATATTGCGCGGGGGTGGCAGTGCAACTCAAGTTTTTCAGCTGCTTTGTCTTGATAAACAATATTTAGTGTCAATTGAGTTGGCAGAAGTGACGGGCAAGTTAAGTGAAGCGATTGGTCTTGTCGCAAAGCAGCTCGTTTTTCAACAGCAGGCGAAAATGAAACTAATAAAAGTGATGTCGTATCCGCTCATTTTATTTACATTTTTAATAATACTGTTTTTAGCCTTTCGAACGTATTTTCTGCCGAATATGTCTTCAGTTATTACATCCCGCGTCCAAAGTGGATCGTCCGCCAGCATTCAGTGGTCGAAGTTTTTCCTCCATATGCCAGACTATATTATTGCAGTTGGTATTGCTCTCGGTATTGTCCTCTCCCTTTTTATTTATCAAATCCGTAAGAAACGAATTGATTTGCAGCTCCATCTACTGTTTAGGCTCCCGTTAATCGGTCTTTTTTGGCGCCTATTTCTGACGAGACAATTTGCCCGCCATTTAGGCAATCTATTATTAGCCGGCTTCTCGCTCCAAAAAGCATTCGATCATTTAAAATCCCAACATCACCAAAAGCACATTGCGTATATTGCAGGTATACTCCAAGAACGCATTCTTATTGGCGATTCATTGGAGCGTGCAGTTGAAATCGTCGGCTACTTTTATCCGAAATTTGAACATTTTATTGCCCACGGTGAGGCGAGCGGCTTGTTAGGACGGGAACTTATTTTATATTGCGAGCTTTTGGATGAAAAGCTTCAGAAAGTAATTGAACAAATCTTGGCGATAATTCAGCCGCTGCTATTTGTGATCATTGCCATTTGCGTAATTGCTGCATATTTAAGTATTTTAATTCCGATGTATGATGTCATTGATTTTATATAA
- a CDS encoding rhodanese-like domain-containing protein, which translates to MTILYTILVILVVIVAYVVINSMRLKKSVTNLTQEQFIEGYRKAQLIDLREPKEFEAGHILGARNIPMTQLNTRHKEIRPDLPVYLYCQNSGRSARAALTLKKKGYSQLFQLQGGFKTWTGKVKSKN; encoded by the coding sequence GTGACAATTTTATATACGATACTAGTAATTTTAGTAGTAATCGTTGCTTACGTAGTAATCAACTCTATGCGCTTAAAAAAATCCGTAACAAATTTAACACAGGAGCAATTTATTGAAGGCTACCGTAAAGCACAATTAATCGATTTACGCGAACCTAAAGAATTTGAAGCGGGACACATTTTAGGTGCTCGAAACATTCCGATGACGCAACTTAATACACGTCATAAAGAAATCCGTCCGGATCTGCCTGTATACCTTTACTGCCAAAACTCTGGTCGTAGTGCACGAGCAGCGCTGACATTAAAGAAAAAAGGCTATAGCCAACTGTTCCAATTACAAGGCGGTTTCAAAACTTGGACAGGCAAAGTTAAATCGAAAAACTAA
- the comGC gene encoding competence type IV pilus major pilin ComGC: MKNEKGFTLVEMLVVLLIISILILVTIPNVSKHFASIDEKGCNAYILMLQGQVEAYKLNKNEYPASVSDLIDEGYIVEKDLKCPDNTEIKIVDGKVIGPGNSKT, translated from the coding sequence ATGAAAAATGAAAAAGGATTTACGTTAGTAGAGATGCTTGTTGTTTTATTAATCATCTCCATTTTAATATTGGTTACAATTCCCAACGTTTCAAAACACTTCGCATCAATCGATGAAAAAGGTTGTAATGCTTATATTCTCATGCTTCAAGGACAAGTCGAAGCATATAAACTGAACAAAAATGAATATCCAGCTTCGGTCTCGGATTTAATTGACGAGGGGTATATTGTAGAAAAGGACTTAAAATGTCCGGATAATACGGAAATTAAAATAGTGGATGGTAAAGTCATTGGACCGGGGAACAGCAAAACGTAA
- a CDS encoding shikimate kinase translates to MRKIYLVGFMGCGKSAIGRRLSFFLKMPYYDMDHEIVRQQGMTIPEIFEKYGEAHFRKIETEFLKNFRDEACIIATGGGVAVNEENRRIMRQTGLVFFLDAKFEDIYMRIRNDKNRPIVQSSTEQELENLYHQRRKNYRLAGHIQVLTAGRTLRQIVEYIGFQVKRLKGE, encoded by the coding sequence ATGCGTAAAATTTATTTAGTAGGATTTATGGGGTGCGGAAAAAGTGCGATTGGAAGACGTTTAAGTTTTTTCTTGAAAATGCCGTATTACGATATGGATCATGAAATTGTACGACAACAGGGTATGACAATTCCTGAAATTTTCGAGAAATACGGCGAAGCACACTTCCGAAAAATCGAGACGGAATTTTTAAAGAACTTTCGTGATGAAGCATGCATTATCGCTACAGGCGGTGGGGTAGCCGTAAATGAAGAAAACAGGAGAATTATGCGCCAGACAGGGCTTGTATTTTTTCTTGATGCAAAATTTGAAGATATTTATATGCGTATTCGGAATGACAAAAACCGTCCCATTGTTCAATCATCAACGGAGCAAGAATTGGAAAATCTGTATCACCAACGCAGAAAGAATTATCGACTAGCTGGCCATATACAAGTACTGACAGCCGGGAGAACGTTAAGACAAATTGTTGAGTACATCGGCTTTCAAGTGAAACGTCTTAAAGGCGAATAA
- the comGF gene encoding competence type IV pilus minor pilin ComGF, whose product MKLRQIFNERGFTLLESLFQLSVFVLFTAISLLILIWVRDLQQLEMMKDEVNWELFVYDLHQYNMNSASGRVLSSGMLQLEISNDPEERLFVFDKSEQHLRKRSNKGGNEIMLPFVEKWELAVDENDVNMRVVMKNGTKRERDLVLPLPPK is encoded by the coding sequence ATGAAATTGAGGCAAATATTTAATGAGCGGGGTTTTACACTACTGGAAAGCTTGTTTCAGTTAAGCGTGTTTGTACTTTTTACCGCAATAAGCCTGCTTATCCTTATATGGGTTCGGGATCTTCAACAGCTTGAGATGATGAAAGATGAGGTGAACTGGGAATTGTTCGTTTATGATCTTCATCAATACAATATGAATTCAGCATCTGGGAGGGTGCTCAGCTCTGGTATGCTGCAACTGGAAATATCAAATGACCCCGAGGAGCGTTTGTTTGTTTTTGATAAATCGGAACAGCATTTGCGTAAAAGGTCGAATAAAGGGGGAAATGAAATTATGCTGCCTTTTGTTGAGAAATGGGAGTTGGCGGTGGATGAAAATGATGTGAATATGAGGGTAGTGATGAAAAATGGAACAAAGCGAGAAAGAGACCTCGTGTTACCATTGCCTCCAAAATGA
- the gcvPA gene encoding aminomethyl-transferring glycine dehydrogenase subunit GcvPA has translation MKHRYLPMTEQDKQEMLDRIGVATIDELFEDIPEKVRFQGSYNIKPAKSEAALMKELAQLASKNKDTASNVSFLGAGVYNHYKPVIVDHVISRSEFYTAYTPYQPEISQGELQAIFEFQTMIAELTGMDIANSSMYDGGTALAEAGMLAAGHTRRGKLLVSGTVHPEYQDVVKMYATGQSIEVVTIPTKDGVTDIEALKGLIDDQTAGVIVQYPNFFGQVENLQPLADITHDAKGLFIVSANPLALGVLTPPGKLGADITVGDAQVFGIAESFGGPHCGYFAVTNKLMRKVPGRLVGETVDQDGRRGYVLTLQAREQHIRRDKATSNICSNQALLALASSVAMTALGKQGMQEMAKQNIVKTRFAKNAFEAAGFEVAYQGAHFNEIVVNTKYNVTELNKALIEKGIIGGFDLGRVYPELENHALIAVTEIRTKEEIEQLVAEMGAYNA, from the coding sequence ATGAAACATCGTTATTTACCAATGACGGAACAAGATAAACAAGAAATGTTAGACCGTATCGGGGTTGCGACAATTGATGAGCTTTTCGAGGATATTCCTGAGAAAGTTCGCTTCCAAGGAAGCTACAATATTAAACCTGCCAAGTCAGAAGCCGCTTTAATGAAGGAACTGGCACAACTTGCTTCAAAAAATAAAGATACAGCAAGCAATGTATCGTTTTTAGGTGCAGGTGTATACAACCACTATAAACCGGTAATTGTTGATCATGTTATTTCACGTTCGGAGTTCTATACAGCATACACGCCATATCAGCCGGAAATTTCACAAGGTGAACTTCAAGCGATTTTTGAGTTCCAAACGATGATCGCAGAACTGACAGGCATGGATATTGCAAACTCTTCTATGTATGATGGCGGTACGGCATTGGCAGAAGCAGGTATGCTTGCTGCAGGTCATACACGTCGCGGAAAGTTACTTGTTTCAGGAACTGTACATCCGGAGTATCAAGATGTTGTGAAAATGTATGCAACAGGACAATCAATAGAAGTCGTTACAATTCCTACAAAAGACGGTGTAACAGACATCGAAGCACTAAAAGGCCTGATCGATGACCAAACAGCCGGCGTAATCGTTCAATATCCGAACTTCTTTGGTCAAGTTGAAAACCTGCAGCCGCTTGCAGACATTACACATGACGCAAAAGGATTGTTTATCGTATCTGCGAACCCGTTAGCTCTTGGCGTTTTAACACCACCAGGAAAATTAGGCGCAGATATTACAGTTGGGGATGCACAAGTATTCGGAATTGCGGAAAGCTTCGGTGGTCCACACTGTGGTTATTTCGCGGTAACGAATAAATTAATGCGTAAAGTACCAGGCCGTCTTGTTGGGGAAACTGTAGACCAAGATGGACGTCGTGGTTATGTATTAACATTACAAGCTCGTGAGCAGCACATCCGTCGTGACAAAGCGACATCCAATATTTGTTCAAACCAGGCATTGCTTGCACTAGCTTCTTCAGTAGCAATGACAGCCCTTGGAAAGCAAGGTATGCAGGAAATGGCGAAACAAAATATCGTGAAGACACGCTTTGCTAAAAATGCATTTGAAGCAGCTGGTTTTGAAGTTGCTTATCAAGGCGCTCACTTCAACGAAATCGTAGTAAATACAAAATATAATGTAACAGAGCTAAACAAAGCATTAATCGAAAAAGGTATTATCGGCGGCTTTGACTTAGGTCGTGTTTATCCTGAATTAGAAAATCATGCACTCATTGCTGTTACGGAAATCCGTACAAAAGAAGAAATCGAGCAATTAGTTGCAGAAATGGGGGCTTACAATGCATAA
- the gcvPB gene encoding aminomethyl-transferring glycine dehydrogenase subunit GcvPB — protein sequence MHNENQTLIFEITKPGRVGYNLEPLDVPDFDLEELLPKELVRQEAAELPEVAELDIMRHYTALSKRNHGVDSGFYPLGSCTMKYNPKVNETVARYAGFAHVHPLQDESTVQGAMELLYDLQTSLQEITGMDEVTLQPAAGAHGEWTALMMIRAFHEANGEGHRNKVIVPDSAHGTNPASATVAGFETITIRSGEDGLVDLEDLRRVVGPDTAALMLTNPNTLGLFEENILEMAEIVHGVGGKVYYDGANLNAVMSKARPGDMGFDCVHLNLHKTFTGPHGGGGPGSGPVGVKADLIPFLPKPVLVKKEDGTFHFDYKRPQSIGRVKPYYGNFGINVRAYTYIRSMGPDGLKAVTEYAVLNANYMMRRLEEHFDLPYDRHCKHEFVLSGRRQKKLGVRTLDIAKRLLDFGYHPPTVYFPLNVEEGIMIEPTETESKETLDAFCDAMIQIAQETIDNPSIVQEAPHTTVISRLDETRAARTPVLRYTKKEEVTIS from the coding sequence ATGCATAACGAAAACCAAACACTCATTTTCGAAATTACAAAACCAGGTCGTGTCGGCTACAACTTAGAGCCATTGGATGTTCCTGATTTTGATTTAGAAGAACTTCTGCCGAAAGAGTTAGTACGTCAAGAAGCGGCTGAACTGCCGGAAGTTGCAGAATTAGATATTATGCGTCACTATACAGCACTTTCAAAACGTAACCATGGTGTGGATTCAGGGTTCTATCCACTTGGTTCATGTACGATGAAGTACAATCCGAAAGTCAATGAAACAGTTGCACGTTACGCTGGTTTTGCCCATGTTCACCCATTACAGGATGAGTCGACAGTACAAGGTGCAATGGAATTATTATATGATCTGCAGACATCACTTCAGGAAATTACGGGTATGGATGAAGTAACATTACAGCCGGCAGCAGGCGCACATGGTGAATGGACAGCATTAATGATGATCCGTGCATTCCATGAGGCAAATGGTGAAGGTCACCGTAACAAAGTAATCGTACCGGACTCAGCTCACGGTACAAACCCGGCTTCTGCTACAGTGGCAGGTTTTGAAACAATTACAATCAGATCTGGTGAAGACGGCTTAGTTGATCTGGAAGATTTACGCCGTGTTGTCGGTCCTGATACAGCAGCGCTTATGCTGACAAACCCGAACACTTTAGGCTTATTCGAAGAAAACATTTTAGAAATGGCTGAAATCGTGCACGGTGTCGGCGGTAAAGTTTATTATGACGGCGCGAACTTAAACGCTGTTATGAGTAAAGCACGTCCTGGAGACATGGGCTTTGACTGTGTTCACTTAAACTTACACAAAACATTTACAGGTCCACACGGTGGCGGTGGTCCGGGTTCAGGTCCAGTAGGGGTAAAAGCAGATTTAATCCCATTCCTGCCTAAACCAGTATTAGTGAAAAAAGAAGATGGTACATTCCACTTCGATTACAAACGTCCACAATCAATCGGTCGTGTGAAACCTTACTACGGAAACTTCGGCATTAATGTCCGTGCATATACGTATATCCGTTCAATGGGTCCAGATGGCTTAAAGGCTGTAACAGAATATGCTGTATTAAATGCAAACTATATGATGCGCCGCTTGGAAGAGCACTTTGATTTACCATACGACCGTCACTGTAAGCATGAATTCGTGCTATCAGGCCGTCGTCAGAAAAAATTAGGTGTTCGTACATTGGATATCGCAAAACGCCTTCTTGACTTTGGCTACCATCCACCAACAGTATACTTCCCGTTAAACGTGGAAGAGGGGATTATGATCGAGCCAACAGAAACAGAATCAAAAGAAACATTGGATGCATTCTGTGATGCAATGATTCAAATTGCTCAAGAAACAATCGATAACCCATCGATCGTACAAGAAGCACCACATACTACGGTAATCAGCCGCTTAGATGAAACACGTGCTGCACGTACACCTGTATTACGTTATACAAAAAAAGAAGAAGTAACAATTTCATAA
- a CDS encoding lipoate--protein ligase family protein yields MALDEALLDWHSQGEIPPVIRFYEWNPATLSIGYFQQVHKDINLEAVKKQNLGFVRRPTGGRAVLHDQELTYSVIVTESYPNMPETVTEAYRVISEGILQGFRLLGLDAYFSVPETKEQLDDLKKPKSAVCFDAPSWYELVVEGKKVAGSAQTRQKGVILQHGAILLDLNEKLLLSVFNFATAEAKERMRKKLPEKAVAMNQFVDTPFTIDQCVDAFSKGFEVALDIELIPYELTEQQTQYVEQLMENKYLTDEWNFKK; encoded by the coding sequence ATGGCACTGGATGAAGCGTTGCTTGATTGGCATAGCCAAGGGGAAATTCCGCCGGTTATTCGTTTTTACGAGTGGAACCCTGCAACATTATCAATCGGTTATTTCCAGCAAGTACATAAAGATATTAATTTAGAAGCTGTAAAAAAGCAAAACTTAGGTTTCGTCCGTAGACCTACAGGCGGACGTGCCGTTTTACATGACCAGGAGCTTACATATTCAGTGATTGTGACAGAGAGCTACCCAAATATGCCGGAAACCGTTACAGAGGCATATCGTGTCATTAGCGAAGGAATTTTACAAGGGTTCCGCCTTTTAGGACTGGATGCTTATTTTAGTGTGCCGGAGACGAAGGAACAACTGGATGATCTGAAGAAACCGAAAAGCGCGGTATGTTTTGATGCGCCAAGCTGGTATGAGCTAGTTGTTGAAGGGAAAAAAGTAGCCGGCAGTGCGCAAACACGTCAAAAAGGTGTAATTTTGCAGCATGGCGCTATTTTACTTGATCTGAATGAAAAACTGCTGTTATCGGTATTTAATTTTGCTACAGCTGAAGCAAAAGAAAGAATGCGAAAAAAGTTACCAGAAAAAGCAGTTGCGATGAATCAGTTTGTCGACACACCATTTACAATCGATCAATGTGTTGACGCGTTTTCTAAAGGGTTTGAAGTAGCTTTGGACATAGAACTAATTCCTTATGAATTAACAGAGCAGCAAACCCAATATGTAGAACAATTGATGGAAAATAAATATTTAACAGATGAATGGAATTTCAAAAAATAG